The proteins below come from a single Streptomyces sp. MRC013 genomic window:
- a CDS encoding TIGR02677 family protein, producing the protein MTAPSATASTGPDPEPDGFGPFAHLTVKNTPLYRQVMRVFLVAKERFAVHLRPEDVHGALPADIRPAEPEAVAAALDKLVVWGNLRADPDTARVTAVEDFYRKRFVYQLTREGEAAEEALSAYDEALGRRGALQAVALHDIVTHLRALFVLAAEEEPDPAKAHLALDALASRFAALADNARAFMGSLQRTIDLHDVEEEVFLAYKDRLIQYLERFIQDLITLGGRIARLVLELEGDGRVESLLRAAAGREAADASPEESDQAEEEAFQRWAVRWAGLGAWFVGRDGRESQARLLRGRALGAIPQLLAIVRTLNERRAGRSDRSADFRTLARWFAEAPDDDARHRLWRAAFGLYPARHLTVDADTLTVRAARPVPAATPWAEAEPLRISPQLRRTGSYERRGKPRKVEDREERRRALAETAAKQAAETAAARARLVTDGVTRLSGLGELDPASFGLFLQLLGDALATWRPGMRHTVATSNDGSMEIRLTALTDGTTAEIRTPGGVFRGPDHLVEIVDLTDGDELTDGDADR; encoded by the coding sequence ATGACCGCGCCCTCCGCCACCGCCTCGACCGGTCCGGATCCCGAACCGGACGGATTCGGCCCCTTCGCCCACCTCACCGTGAAGAACACCCCGCTCTACCGGCAGGTGATGCGGGTGTTTCTCGTGGCCAAGGAACGGTTTGCCGTTCATCTGCGTCCCGAGGACGTGCATGGGGCGCTGCCGGCGGACATCCGTCCCGCCGAACCCGAGGCCGTCGCCGCCGCGCTCGACAAACTCGTGGTCTGGGGCAACCTGCGGGCCGATCCGGACACCGCCCGGGTCACCGCCGTCGAGGACTTCTACCGGAAGCGGTTCGTCTACCAGCTCACGCGTGAGGGGGAGGCCGCCGAGGAGGCGCTGTCCGCCTACGACGAGGCACTCGGCCGCCGCGGCGCGCTCCAGGCCGTCGCCCTGCACGACATCGTCACCCACCTGCGCGCCCTGTTCGTCCTAGCCGCCGAGGAGGAACCCGACCCGGCCAAGGCGCACCTGGCGCTCGACGCGTTGGCCAGCCGCTTCGCGGCGCTCGCCGACAACGCCCGCGCCTTCATGGGGTCTCTCCAGCGGACCATCGACCTGCACGACGTCGAGGAGGAGGTCTTCCTCGCGTACAAGGATCGGCTCATCCAGTACCTGGAGCGATTCATCCAGGACCTGATCACGCTGGGCGGACGGATCGCCCGGCTGGTTCTGGAGCTGGAGGGGGACGGAAGGGTGGAGTCTCTGCTGAGGGCCGCCGCCGGGCGGGAGGCCGCCGACGCCTCGCCGGAGGAGTCCGACCAGGCCGAGGAGGAGGCGTTCCAGCGGTGGGCCGTGCGCTGGGCGGGGCTCGGCGCGTGGTTCGTCGGCAGGGACGGGCGCGAGTCGCAGGCCCGGCTTCTGCGTGGCCGGGCGCTCGGCGCGATCCCGCAGCTCCTGGCCATCGTACGGACACTGAACGAGCGCCGGGCGGGGCGCTCGGACCGGTCCGCCGACTTCCGGACCCTGGCCCGCTGGTTCGCCGAGGCGCCCGACGACGACGCCCGGCACCGGCTGTGGCGGGCCGCCTTCGGCCTCTATCCTGCCCGGCACCTCACCGTCGACGCCGACACACTCACCGTCCGCGCGGCACGTCCTGTCCCGGCTGCGACCCCGTGGGCCGAGGCGGAGCCGCTGCGGATCAGCCCACAGCTGCGACGGACCGGGAGTTACGAGCGGCGTGGCAAGCCCCGCAAGGTCGAGGACCGGGAGGAGCGGCGGCGGGCTCTCGCCGAGACGGCCGCCAAGCAGGCCGCGGAGACCGCGGCTGCCCGCGCCCGGCTCGTCACCGACGGCGTCACGCGCCTGTCGGGCCTCGGCGAGCTCGACCCGGCCTCCTTCGGACTGTTCCTCCAGCTGCTCGGAGACGCGCTGGCCACTTGGCGACCCGGGATGCGGCACACCGTGGCCACCAGCAACGACGGCTCCATGGAGATCAGGCTCACCGCGCTCACCGACGGCACCACCGCCGAGATCCGTACGCCCGGCGGAGTCTTCAGGGGCCCGGACCACCTCGTCGAGATCGTCGACCTGACGGACGGGGACGAGTTGACGGACGGAGACGCCGACCGATGA
- a CDS encoding TIGR02678 family protein: MTTPLTEVLDGQHAADLRKAARALLKHPLLLARGRHTDEFRLVRRHASELREWFDRNTGWSLQVDAGTARLRKIPGVLTDPTHPAREASRGAAPFTRRRYVLFCLALAALERGEAQIALGRLADQIVLDAADPRLTAAGVEFVLERRDERLDLAAVVRLLLDLGVLRRVAGEEEAYVSGVGDVLYDVERRVLAGLLATRRGPSTVRADDLEDRLAELVAETALDSDELRFRALRRSLTRRLLDDPVVYYDDLTDSELGYLTRQRGFLIARITELTGLVAEVRAEGIAMVDPDDDLTDLRMPEQGTHGHITLLLAEHLAGADGPLTLGALALRVRELAAEQGGFWSKSAREPGMETELVEQAVARLTALGLVSRTSHGVAARPALARYAVGETVIRESGSVSPQRKATS, encoded by the coding sequence ATGACCACACCGCTCACCGAGGTGTTGGACGGCCAGCACGCCGCCGACCTGCGTAAAGCAGCGCGCGCCCTGCTGAAGCACCCCCTCCTCCTCGCACGCGGCCGACATACCGACGAGTTCCGTCTCGTCCGCCGGCACGCGTCCGAACTGAGGGAGTGGTTCGATCGCAACACGGGCTGGTCCCTCCAGGTGGACGCCGGGACAGCGCGGCTGCGCAAGATCCCCGGCGTCCTCACCGACCCCACGCACCCGGCCCGAGAGGCGAGCCGGGGCGCCGCCCCCTTCACACGTCGCCGCTACGTCCTGTTCTGCCTCGCACTCGCGGCGCTCGAACGGGGCGAGGCCCAGATCGCCCTCGGACGTCTCGCCGACCAGATCGTCCTCGACGCCGCCGACCCCCGACTCACCGCTGCGGGTGTCGAGTTCGTCCTGGAGCGTCGTGACGAGCGCCTCGACCTCGCCGCCGTCGTACGGCTCCTGCTCGATCTCGGCGTGCTGCGGCGGGTCGCGGGCGAGGAGGAGGCGTACGTCAGCGGGGTGGGCGACGTCCTGTACGACGTGGAACGCCGGGTCCTGGCCGGCCTTCTCGCCACCCGGCGCGGCCCCTCCACCGTGCGGGCGGACGACCTCGAGGACCGGCTCGCCGAGCTCGTCGCGGAAACCGCCCTGGACAGCGACGAACTGCGCTTCCGCGCCCTGCGCCGCTCGCTCACCCGGCGACTGCTCGACGACCCGGTGGTCTACTACGACGACCTGACCGACTCCGAACTCGGCTACCTCACCCGGCAGCGCGGCTTCCTCATCGCCCGGATCACCGAGCTGACCGGACTCGTCGCCGAGGTGCGGGCCGAGGGGATCGCCATGGTCGATCCCGACGACGACCTGACCGACCTCCGCATGCCCGAACAGGGCACCCACGGCCACATCACCCTGCTGCTCGCCGAGCATCTCGCCGGCGCCGACGGGCCCCTCACCCTCGGCGCTCTCGCCCTCCGCGTCCGCGAACTAGCGGCCGAACAAGGTGGCTTCTGGTCGAAGTCCGCCCGGGAGCCGGGCATGGAGACCGAACTCGTCGAACAGGCCGTCGCCCGGCTCACCGCGCTCGGCCTGGTCTCCCGCACCTCTCACGGGGTCGCGGCCCGCCCCGCCCTCGCCCGGTACGCGGTCGGCGAGACCGTCATCCGCGAGTCCGGCTCCGTGTCCCCGCAGCGAAAGGCCACCTCGTGA
- a CDS encoding TIGR02680 family protein, with the protein MTRLPAPRRSRWQPLRVGLVDLFHYDVEEFHFRDGRLLLRGNNGTGKSKVLALTLPFLLDGDLSPRRVEPDGDPGKRMEWNLLLGGEHPHSERLGYTWIEFGRLDDTTGEQHFRTLLCGLKAVSGRGIARHWYAVTRQRVDHGSTERTEETFRLLDATGTALSRDRLAEAVAGHGRVYDQAKAYRRAVDEALFGLGEQRYAALVDLLIQLRQPQLSKRPNEAALSRALTEALPPVDQAVIADVAEAFRSLDEEKDELAAASAAERAASAFLEHYRRYARIATRRRARLPRAEHSRYERVQRDLAEAQERRRRAEEERAAAGEEISSLAQTAERLRAQEKALREAPETRDARELEHAALAVTRTAQAADRARGDREQATALHTKALGRLGAAENRLRAARLRVREAFARVREHATAAHIVVPVDDRLPDPELRRAAEDAAGRAQRSLAHVEGLLEAAELAATAHRRASGRLDEAETDLALAVESHGEAEERAARAGQALLHGVRERAGAWTELAFPDEIGLLDELQEWTRHLDGPYPARVHAAGAHAVRSADLADQAAEAARRASELVRRADEARQELAAVEAGRGSEPQPPAARTPGLRDRLPGAPLWRLVDFRDDLPEPERAGLEAALEASGLLDAWVLPDGSALAVNGHDVLLAPSNGPVTGPSLADALRPATDHGDGRTAAPDEATVIGLLAAIGLGSGGGAGTWAAADGRFRVGALTGTWAKPAAAYIGEGAREAARRARVASLGVELASLRRESEAAAARCEAIAGRRRTLDTELASVPDESPLARAHALVSAAADTVRKARVRCDERAAEVAEAAGRAERAATELTEAATDLGLPADRTGLTAARHALGALAAALAALWPAVRERGEAARQVDDERAEAADAEQRAADLAQRAEDAEREAAAADERHLTLRSTVGAAVAELERRLAETAEAQRICEADQKTAQRRHAEADREAGRAEGRIEQLEEDLTEVVGARAEAIAALRRFTATGLGAVALPELVVPAPGDGPWAATPAIAFARAIETGLSSVNDTDAAWERVQRRLSEELKTLQDTLSRHGHSASARMVEDGMVVDIVYQGRERAVPELAEALAAEVGELTRILSAHEREILETHLITEVAGTLQELIGAAERQVRDMNTELEGRPTSTGMRLRLVWRPSRKAPPGLAQARERLRQSADAWTAEDRTAVGEFLQAQIARQQSDDGSGSWLEHLTAALDYRSWHEFGVERHQHGRWVPAAGPASGGERVLAVSVPLFAAASSHYASAGSPQAPRLVTLDEAFAGVDDDSRAKCLGLLSAFDLDVVMTSEREWACYPQVPGIAIAQLSRIDDVAAVLVTRWEWDGTRRQRREDPVRHAARGAAGVPEGEPQWS; encoded by the coding sequence GTGACCCGCCTCCCCGCCCCGCGGCGTTCCCGCTGGCAGCCCCTGCGCGTCGGACTCGTCGACCTGTTCCACTACGACGTGGAGGAGTTCCACTTCCGGGACGGGCGCCTGCTGCTGCGCGGCAACAACGGCACCGGCAAGTCCAAGGTGCTCGCCCTGACCCTGCCGTTCCTGCTCGACGGCGACCTCAGCCCGCGCCGCGTCGAACCCGACGGCGACCCCGGCAAGCGGATGGAGTGGAACCTGCTCCTCGGAGGCGAGCACCCCCACTCAGAACGGCTCGGCTACACGTGGATCGAGTTCGGCAGGCTCGACGACACGACCGGCGAGCAGCACTTCCGTACGCTGCTGTGCGGGCTCAAGGCCGTCAGCGGGCGGGGCATCGCCCGCCACTGGTACGCCGTCACCCGCCAGCGCGTCGACCACGGCTCCACCGAGCGCACGGAGGAGACCTTCCGGCTGCTCGACGCCACCGGAACGGCCCTGTCCCGGGATCGGCTCGCCGAAGCGGTCGCCGGGCACGGCAGGGTGTACGACCAGGCCAAAGCGTACCGCCGAGCCGTCGACGAAGCACTCTTCGGCCTCGGAGAGCAGCGATACGCTGCCCTGGTCGACCTGCTCATCCAGCTACGCCAGCCCCAGCTGTCCAAGCGGCCCAACGAAGCGGCCCTCTCCCGCGCCCTCACCGAGGCCCTGCCCCCCGTGGACCAGGCCGTCATCGCCGACGTGGCCGAGGCATTCCGCTCCCTCGACGAGGAGAAGGACGAGCTGGCCGCCGCCTCCGCCGCCGAACGAGCCGCCTCCGCCTTCCTGGAGCACTACCGGCGCTACGCCCGCATCGCCACCCGCCGCCGGGCACGACTACCGCGTGCCGAACACTCCCGCTACGAGCGCGTGCAAAGGGATCTGGCCGAGGCGCAGGAGCGGCGCAGGCGCGCCGAGGAGGAGCGGGCGGCGGCCGGGGAGGAGATCAGCTCCCTGGCGCAGACCGCGGAGCGCCTGCGGGCCCAGGAAAAGGCCCTGCGCGAGGCGCCCGAGACGCGCGACGCACGGGAACTGGAGCACGCCGCGCTGGCCGTGACGCGAACGGCGCAGGCGGCGGACCGGGCACGGGGGGACCGGGAGCAGGCGACCGCCCTCCACACCAAGGCGCTCGGGCGGCTCGGCGCTGCCGAGAACCGGCTCCGTGCGGCGCGGCTCAGGGTCCGGGAAGCTTTCGCCCGGGTGCGGGAGCACGCCACCGCCGCGCACATCGTCGTGCCCGTGGACGACCGGCTGCCCGACCCCGAACTGCGGCGCGCCGCCGAGGACGCCGCGGGTCGCGCCCAGCGCTCCCTCGCCCACGTCGAAGGCCTCCTCGAAGCAGCTGAGCTGGCCGCCACCGCGCACCGTCGGGCGTCGGGCCGTCTCGACGAGGCGGAAACCGACCTCGCCCTGGCAGTGGAGTCGCATGGTGAGGCGGAGGAGCGTGCGGCGCGGGCCGGACAGGCCCTCTTGCACGGCGTACGGGAACGGGCCGGGGCCTGGACGGAGCTGGCCTTCCCCGACGAGATCGGCCTCCTCGACGAACTCCAGGAATGGACCCGCCACCTCGACGGCCCCTACCCGGCACGCGTCCACGCGGCCGGGGCGCACGCCGTCCGCTCGGCGGACCTCGCCGACCAGGCGGCGGAAGCCGCCCGCAGGGCCTCGGAGCTGGTGCGGCGCGCCGACGAGGCGCGACAGGAACTCGCCGCCGTGGAAGCCGGCCGCGGAAGCGAGCCCCAGCCCCCCGCTGCCCGCACCCCCGGCCTTCGCGACCGGCTTCCGGGCGCCCCGCTCTGGCGCCTGGTCGACTTCCGCGACGACCTGCCCGAACCCGAGCGCGCGGGTCTCGAAGCGGCGCTCGAAGCCTCCGGCCTCCTCGACGCCTGGGTGCTCCCCGACGGCTCCGCCCTCGCTGTGAACGGGCACGACGTCCTTCTCGCTCCGTCGAACGGACCGGTGACCGGCCCCTCGCTGGCCGACGCGCTGCGCCCGGCCACGGACCACGGCGACGGGCGGACCGCGGCCCCGGACGAAGCGACGGTGATCGGTCTGCTCGCAGCCATCGGCCTGGGCAGCGGGGGAGGAGCCGGGACGTGGGCGGCAGCGGACGGCCGCTTCCGTGTCGGTGCGCTCACCGGCACGTGGGCCAAGCCCGCTGCCGCGTACATCGGCGAAGGCGCGCGGGAGGCGGCGCGGAGGGCCCGCGTCGCCTCGCTCGGCGTCGAGCTCGCTTCTCTGCGCCGGGAATCGGAAGCCGCCGCGGCCCGCTGCGAGGCGATCGCAGGCCGCCGCCGCACGCTCGACACCGAACTCGCCTCCGTACCTGACGAGTCGCCGCTCGCCCGGGCACACGCGCTCGTGAGCGCCGCCGCCGACACCGTACGCAAGGCCCGCGTGCGGTGCGACGAGCGCGCCGCCGAGGTGGCCGAGGCGGCCGGGCGAGCCGAACGCGCCGCCACCGAACTCACCGAGGCCGCCACCGATCTGGGGCTGCCCGCAGACCGGACCGGACTCACAGCCGCACGTCACGCCCTCGGCGCCCTCGCCGCCGCGCTGGCCGCCCTGTGGCCCGCAGTGCGTGAACGAGGCGAGGCCGCACGCCAGGTGGACGACGAACGCGCCGAGGCGGCCGACGCGGAGCAGCGGGCCGCCGACCTCGCCCAGCGGGCCGAAGACGCGGAGCGCGAGGCGGCGGCGGCGGACGAGCGCCACCTGACCCTGCGCTCCACCGTCGGAGCGGCCGTCGCCGAACTCGAACGGCGACTCGCCGAGACTGCCGAGGCACAGCGGATCTGCGAGGCCGACCAGAAGACCGCCCAACGGCGTCACGCGGAGGCGGACCGGGAGGCAGGTCGTGCCGAGGGGCGGATCGAACAGCTGGAGGAGGACCTCACGGAAGTCGTCGGCGCACGCGCGGAGGCCATCGCCGCGCTGCGGCGTTTCACCGCCACGGGCCTGGGGGCGGTCGCGCTGCCCGAACTCGTGGTCCCCGCCCCGGGCGACGGCCCCTGGGCCGCCACCCCGGCCATCGCGTTCGCCCGCGCCATCGAGACCGGCCTGTCGTCGGTCAACGACACGGACGCCGCCTGGGAACGCGTCCAGCGTCGGCTCAGCGAAGAACTCAAGACCCTGCAGGACACCCTGTCCCGGCACGGGCACAGCGCCTCCGCGCGCATGGTCGAGGACGGCATGGTCGTCGACATCGTGTACCAGGGCCGCGAGCGGGCCGTACCCGAACTCGCCGAAGCGCTCGCCGCGGAGGTGGGCGAGCTGACCCGCATCCTGTCCGCGCACGAACGGGAGATCCTCGAAACCCACCTGATCACCGAGGTCGCCGGCACCCTCCAGGAACTGATCGGTGCGGCCGAGCGCCAGGTGCGCGACATGAACACCGAGCTGGAGGGCCGCCCCACCTCCACCGGTATGAGGCTGCGGCTGGTGTGGCGGCCCTCGCGCAAAGCTCCGCCCGGACTCGCCCAGGCCCGGGAGCGGCTGCGCCAGTCCGCCGACGCGTGGACCGCCGAGGACCGCACGGCGGTCGGCGAGTTCCTCCAGGCCCAGATCGCCCGCCAGCAGTCCGACGACGGTTCGGGCAGCTGGCTCGAACACCTCACCGCCGCGCTCGACTACCGTTCCTGGCACGAGTTCGGCGTCGAACGACATCAGCACGGGCGCTGGGTCCCGGCCGCGGGCCCCGCCTCCGGCGGCGAACGCGTCCTCGCCGTCTCCGTGCCCCTGTTCGCCGCCGCCTCCTCGCACTACGCCAGCGCGGGCAGCCCGCAGGCGCCCCGCCTGGTCACGCTGGACGAGGCGTTCGCGGGGGTGGACGACGACTCGCGCGCCAAGTGCCTCGGCCTGCTGAGCGCCTTCGACCTCGACGTGGTGATGACCAGCGAACGGGAATGGGCCTGTTACCCGCAGGTCCCCGGCATCGCCATCGCCCAGTTGTCCCGGATCGACGACGTGGCCGCGGTCCTCGTCACCCGCTGGGAATGGGACGGCACGCGGCGGCAGCGCCGCGAGGACCCCGTGCGGCACGCGGCACGGGGCGCGGCGGGCGTGCCGGAAGGGGAGCCGCAGTGGAGTTGA
- a CDS encoding TIGR02679 family protein, translating into MPRLRRLLGVPEHEWLVERVRGRLAAGRPLTGAVSLATPTPEQRSAVERLLARPPGGGRSLTVRLEAVDGVLRRSGISPDGLAAAVTALTGPVTPLAQARAEEDAAWERAYAPLDALVGDRPELAAWAARVRGDGLPRRLGRTPDAVHTLLTGVCAALRVLPVEPAVSLAAFAARVLGSAHALDDGTPQATLTLSGILALTGFADGSGAEWRRDAWASAGLVKDELSSTVLTLNLRGAPALDWMAGEGEPSVLTLRQLIRRPPSVAPPVVRICENPAVLAAAADALGPTCPPLVCLQGQPSAAALALLRHLHGNGSTLRYHGDFDWGGLRIAGALLRRVPWSPWRYTAADYRSALAASDPEFPPGPLTGVPTGTPWDPDLAEALAEAGVRVEEERELGLLLSDLGGRP; encoded by the coding sequence ATGCCACGACTGCGCCGCCTCCTGGGCGTGCCGGAACACGAATGGCTCGTCGAGCGGGTACGCGGCCGTCTCGCGGCCGGGCGACCCCTGACGGGTGCGGTCTCGCTGGCCACTCCCACTCCGGAGCAGCGATCCGCCGTCGAACGGCTGCTGGCCAGACCCCCGGGTGGCGGCCGTTCGCTCACCGTACGGCTGGAAGCGGTCGACGGCGTGCTGCGCCGGTCGGGCATCAGCCCCGACGGACTCGCCGCCGCCGTCACGGCGCTCACCGGCCCGGTCACCCCGCTCGCACAGGCCAGGGCGGAGGAGGACGCCGCCTGGGAACGGGCGTACGCACCCCTCGACGCACTCGTCGGGGACCGGCCCGAGCTCGCCGCCTGGGCCGCGAGGGTGCGGGGCGACGGCCTTCCCCGGCGGCTTGGCCGTACCCCCGACGCCGTGCACACCCTGCTCACGGGGGTCTGCGCCGCGCTTCGCGTGCTGCCCGTCGAGCCCGCCGTCTCGCTGGCCGCCTTCGCCGCCCGCGTCCTCGGCTCGGCCCACGCTCTGGACGACGGCACCCCGCAGGCCACTCTCACACTGTCCGGGATCCTTGCGCTGACCGGGTTCGCGGACGGAAGCGGCGCCGAATGGCGGCGGGACGCCTGGGCGTCGGCGGGCCTGGTGAAGGACGAGCTGTCATCGACGGTTCTCACCCTGAACCTGCGCGGCGCTCCCGCCCTCGACTGGATGGCCGGCGAGGGCGAACCCTCCGTCCTGACACTTCGCCAACTCATCCGACGGCCACCCTCCGTCGCCCCTCCCGTGGTACGGATCTGCGAGAACCCCGCCGTCCTCGCCGCGGCGGCGGACGCCCTCGGCCCCACCTGCCCGCCCTTGGTCTGTCTCCAGGGCCAGCCCTCGGCCGCCGCACTCGCCCTGCTGCGCCACCTGCACGGCAACGGCTCGACCCTCCGGTATCACGGCGACTTCGACTGGGGCGGGCTTCGGATCGCCGGCGCCCTGCTGCGCCGTGTCCCGTGGAGCCCCTGGCGGTACACCGCCGCCGACTACCGCTCGGCCCTGGCCGCGAGCGACCCGGAATTCCCGCCCGGACCCCTCACCGGCGTTCCGACCGGGACACCGTGGGATCCCGACCTCGCTGAAGCCCTCGCGGAAGCCGGCGTCCGGGTCGAGGAGGAGCGAGAACTGGGCCTCCTCTTGTCTGACCTGGGAGGACGGCCCTGA
- a CDS encoding transposase family protein has translation MVTYVAMLDVPRHVVEYVARLLAGHRRRIGTPKGSRALSPFRQAVFVLRWFREAGCVHCLARDAGISQATGYRYLHEAIDVLADQAPELHEVLDRCRARQMSHVVLDGTLISCDRVAGTTEKGNDLWYSGKARHFAGNIQFVAAPDGTPLWVSDVEPGSVHDLRAARIHALPALYAAARAGLPTLADVGYTGAGKGIHTPFRPHPDIASPLAPDNRAHNRLLRGIRALGERAAAELKQRWRALQHVTLSPSRIGRIAQAALVLNNSWK, from the coding sequence TTGGTCACCTATGTTGCCATGCTCGACGTCCCGCGCCACGTGGTGGAATACGTGGCCCGGCTGCTGGCCGGCCACCGCCGCCGGATCGGCACCCCGAAGGGCTCCCGGGCGTTGAGCCCGTTCCGGCAGGCCGTCTTCGTGCTGCGCTGGTTCCGCGAGGCCGGCTGCGTGCACTGCCTGGCCCGCGATGCGGGAATCTCGCAGGCCACCGGCTACCGCTACCTCCACGAGGCGATCGACGTCCTGGCCGACCAGGCCCCCGAGCTGCATGAGGTGCTGGACCGCTGCCGCGCGCGGCAGATGAGCCACGTGGTGCTGGACGGCACCCTGATCTCCTGCGACCGTGTCGCCGGGACTACCGAGAAGGGCAACGACCTGTGGTACTCCGGCAAGGCTCGGCACTTCGCCGGGAACATCCAGTTCGTGGCCGCACCCGACGGCACCCCGCTGTGGGTCTCCGACGTCGAACCCGGATCCGTCCACGACCTGCGTGCCGCCCGCATCCATGCCCTGCCCGCCTTGTACGCGGCGGCCCGCGCCGGTCTGCCGACGCTGGCCGACGTCGGCTACACCGGCGCCGGCAAGGGCATCCACACCCCGTTCCGTCCGCACCCCGACATCGCTTCCCCGCTCGCGCCGGACAACCGCGCCCACAACCGGCTCCTGCGCGGCATCCGGGCCCTGGGCGAACGGGCCGCCGCTGAACTCAAGCAGCGCTGGCGCGCGCTGCAGCACGTCACGCTCAGCCCCAGCCGGATCGGACGCATCGCCCAAGCCGCACTCGTCCTCAACAACTCATGGAAGTGA
- a CDS encoding VOC family protein → MEQRLSLVTLGVEDVGASRRFYSRGLGWEPLLDMEEIVFYQVGSGLALALFPLAELGADTGHPAVAGTPFTLAQNLDSPAEVDAAVRRARAAGATVLKEPQRAAFGGYHGYFADPDGHRWEVCHNPGWSVADDGTVTLAPVDAPGGEG, encoded by the coding sequence ATGGAACAGCGGTTGAGCCTGGTGACGCTGGGCGTCGAGGACGTGGGGGCGAGCCGCCGGTTCTACAGCCGCGGTCTGGGCTGGGAGCCCCTGCTCGACATGGAGGAGATCGTCTTCTACCAGGTCGGCAGCGGACTCGCCCTGGCGCTCTTCCCCCTGGCCGAGCTCGGCGCCGACACCGGGCATCCGGCGGTGGCCGGCACGCCCTTCACCCTCGCCCAGAACCTCGACTCGCCCGCCGAGGTCGACGCGGCCGTGCGGCGGGCCCGTGCGGCGGGCGCGACCGTCCTCAAGGAGCCGCAACGCGCGGCGTTCGGCGGCTACCACGGCTATTTCGCCGACCCCGACGGCCACCGCTGGGAGGTCTGCCACAACCCGGGCTGGTCGGTCGCGGACGACGGCACCGTGACACTGGCGCCCGTCGACGCCCCCGGCGGGGAGGGCTGA
- a CDS encoding sugar ABC transporter substrate-binding protein, whose protein sequence is MTTGSKRAITPLALLAAASLLAGCGGDGGSGSNDVTVWMYPVIADPKANSAYWKQVEKDFEAANPGTRVTVEEQPWENRDEKLATALGSGKGPDVVLLNPDQVPQYLGNGALRPVDKAVEGIEESFLPNAVKALSHDGRLYAVPIYHTVTTTLYNKRLLDRAGVKEPPTTWDEIRAAAPKLKRAGVAVLDYSASNEATLNLNFYPLLWQAGGRVFSEDGRKAAFNGPEGVAALTFLTDLYKAGAVPRTALTNTNIFADHPLGKQQAAMGFSNTLADADLARRTWGAENVVVGKPLRDVEQVSFGVPGGLGLNADSRNVAGAEKFLAFMAQPERIRSLGEASGFLSPRTDVTVAGDAPYAKQFQEALPFAHPGEPSPVARQLMSLIAPEIQAALTGRKSPKEALDAAAAQADDLLARQR, encoded by the coding sequence ATGACGACAGGCTCCAAGCGCGCCATCACTCCTCTGGCCCTCCTCGCCGCGGCGTCCCTGCTGGCCGGCTGCGGCGGCGACGGCGGCTCCGGATCGAACGACGTCACCGTCTGGATGTATCCCGTCATCGCGGACCCGAAGGCCAACTCCGCCTACTGGAAGCAGGTCGAGAAGGACTTCGAGGCGGCCAACCCCGGCACCCGGGTCACCGTCGAGGAGCAGCCCTGGGAGAACCGCGACGAGAAGCTCGCCACCGCCCTCGGCAGCGGCAAGGGCCCCGACGTGGTGCTGCTCAACCCCGACCAGGTCCCGCAGTACCTCGGCAACGGAGCCCTGCGCCCCGTGGACAAGGCGGTCGAGGGCATCGAGGAATCGTTCCTCCCCAACGCTGTGAAGGCCCTCAGCCACGACGGCAGGCTCTACGCGGTGCCGATCTACCACACCGTCACCACGACGCTGTACAACAAGCGGCTCCTCGACCGGGCCGGCGTCAAGGAGCCGCCCACCACCTGGGACGAGATCAGGGCCGCCGCACCCAAGCTGAAGCGGGCCGGCGTCGCCGTCCTCGACTACTCGGCGAGCAACGAGGCGACCCTCAACCTGAACTTCTACCCGCTGCTGTGGCAGGCCGGCGGCCGGGTCTTCTCCGAGGACGGCCGGAAGGCCGCCTTCAACGGCCCCGAGGGGGTCGCCGCCCTCACCTTCCTCACCGACCTCTACAAGGCGGGCGCCGTCCCCCGGACGGCCCTCACCAACACCAACATCTTCGCCGACCACCCCCTGGGCAAGCAGCAGGCCGCCATGGGCTTCTCCAACACCCTCGCCGACGCCGACCTGGCCCGCAGGACCTGGGGGGCGGAGAACGTCGTCGTCGGCAAGCCCCTCCGCGACGTCGAACAGGTCTCCTTCGGCGTCCCCGGGGGCCTCGGCCTCAACGCCGACTCGCGCAACGTCGCGGGCGCCGAGAAGTTCCTCGCCTTCATGGCGCAGCCGGAGCGCATCCGGAGCCTCGGGGAGGCCAGCGGCTTCCTCTCGCCGCGCACCGACGTGACGGTGGCCGGCGACGCCCCGTACGCCAAGCAGTTCCAGGAGGCCCTGCCGTTCGCCCACCCCGGCGAGCCCAGCCCCGTCGCCCGCCAGCTGATGTCCCTGATCGCCCCCGAGATCCAGGCCGCCCTCACCGGGCGCAAGAGCCCGAAGGAGGCCCTGGACGCGGCGGCCGCGCAGGCCGACGACCTGCTGGCACGGCAGCGTTGA